From one Pirellulales bacterium genomic stretch:
- a CDS encoding sialate O-acetylesterase, translating to MSAELKPLCRLAGVVVALFVSCSAAIALAAATPNTLFQDHMVLQREMPVPVWGTADPGEQVAVAFAGQAKSAVADAAGRWRLTLEPLKANATPAEMTIRGKNSSVAIRDVLVGEVWLASGQSNMTFRFQPAFYPDEAAHPSSLIREANIGAAGSMQPQDTVRLDWTVCSPQTIGQKFSAVAYFFAKRLNDELHVPVGIVHSSWEGTRAEPWISREALLAKPALRQEAQQQIDDLIRRPEDDKTFGPKMIAWETKYAAADDSNRGVDKGWGKPGFDASTWKTVMIPADFRAAGLSGGGIVWFRKELNVPPADAGKPFEFNPGYTVDMVQTFWNGTPLKSEAEHPAYYPHGQGFLVPGDLVKPGRNVVSIRIHGHTEGHLWCTTKEMRLPISEADRQSNEWQCKVERQFPDPTPESLASLPKAPSARPEDTPGCLFNGMIHPLMPLAIRGAIWYQGESNVQHSHEYATVLTTLIEDWRTRWKEGPFPFYIVQLANLGRPPQSPEESDWAEVREAQSQVARRVPNSGLAVTIDIGEENDIHPRDKRDVGNRLALNALAKTYGRAVEWSGPQFDSLEITGRTARLKFSHAAGGLVAKGGPLRQFAIAGSDKKFVWAEATIEGDSVLVSSPTVAHLVAVRYAWAKNPAGSNLYNKANLPASPFRTDDW from the coding sequence ATGTCTGCCGAACTTAAACCGCTTTGCCGGCTCGCTGGCGTTGTCGTCGCCCTCTTCGTTTCTTGCTCTGCGGCGATCGCGCTCGCCGCCGCGACGCCGAATACGCTGTTTCAAGACCACATGGTCTTGCAGCGCGAAATGCCCGTGCCCGTTTGGGGAACGGCCGATCCCGGCGAGCAAGTCGCCGTCGCGTTCGCCGGCCAAGCGAAATCCGCCGTCGCCGACGCCGCCGGACGGTGGCGCCTGACGCTCGAACCGCTCAAGGCCAACGCGACGCCCGCGGAAATGACGATCCGCGGCAAGAATAGCTCCGTCGCGATCAGAGACGTTTTGGTCGGCGAGGTATGGCTGGCGTCGGGGCAATCGAACATGACGTTTCGCTTTCAGCCGGCATTCTATCCCGACGAGGCCGCCCACCCCAGTTCGCTAATCCGCGAGGCCAACATCGGCGCGGCGGGCTCGATGCAGCCGCAAGATACCGTGCGGCTCGATTGGACCGTTTGCTCGCCGCAGACGATCGGCCAGAAATTCTCGGCCGTCGCCTACTTCTTCGCCAAACGCTTGAACGATGAATTGCACGTCCCGGTGGGCATCGTTCACAGCTCTTGGGAAGGAACCCGGGCCGAACCGTGGATCAGCCGCGAAGCGCTGTTGGCCAAACCGGCGTTGCGCCAAGAAGCGCAGCAGCAGATCGACGACCTGATCCGCCGGCCGGAAGACGACAAAACCTTCGGCCCGAAAATGATCGCTTGGGAAACGAAATACGCCGCTGCCGACGACTCGAATCGCGGTGTCGATAAAGGTTGGGGCAAGCCCGGCTTCGATGCTTCGACTTGGAAAACCGTCATGATCCCTGCCGATTTCCGCGCCGCCGGCCTGTCCGGCGGCGGCATTGTCTGGTTCCGCAAGGAATTGAACGTGCCCCCCGCCGACGCCGGCAAGCCGTTCGAATTCAATCCCGGCTACACGGTCGACATGGTGCAAACATTCTGGAACGGCACGCCGCTCAAAAGCGAAGCAGAACATCCGGCCTACTATCCGCACGGCCAAGGATTTCTTGTGCCCGGCGATTTGGTCAAGCCGGGGCGCAATGTCGTGTCGATCCGCATCCATGGCCACACCGAGGGGCATCTGTGGTGTACCACGAAGGAAATGCGGCTGCCGATTTCCGAAGCCGATCGGCAATCGAACGAGTGGCAATGCAAAGTCGAGCGGCAATTTCCCGATCCGACGCCCGAATCGCTCGCCTCGCTCCCCAAGGCCCCGAGCGCTCGGCCGGAAGACACGCCCGGCTGCTTGTTCAACGGCATGATCCACCCACTCATGCCGCTGGCGATCCGCGGAGCGATCTGGTACCAGGGGGAATCGAACGTGCAGCATTCGCACGAATATGCAACGGTGCTGACGACCTTGATCGAGGACTGGCGAACGCGGTGGAAGGAAGGGCCGTTTCCGTTTTATATCGTGCAACTGGCCAACCTCGGCCGCCCGCCGCAATCGCCTGAAGAAAGCGACTGGGCCGAGGTGCGCGAGGCCCAATCGCAGGTGGCGCGCCGCGTGCCCAACTCCGGCCTCGCCGTGACGATCGACATCGGCGAGGAAAACGACATCCACCCGCGCGACAAGCGCGACGTCGGCAACCGCCTGGCCTTGAACGCGCTCGCGAAGACCTACGGCCGCGCCGTGGAATGGTCGGGCCCGCAATTCGATTCGCTGGAAATCACCGGCCGAACCGCCCGGCTGAAATTCTCGCACGCCGCCGGCGGATTGGTGGCCAAGGGCGGCCCGCTCCGCCAATTCGCGATCGCGGGAAGCGACAAGAAATTCGTGTGGGCCGAAGCGACGATCGAGGGCGACAGCGTGCTGGTCTCGAGCCCAACGGTCGCGCATCTGGTAGCGGTCCGCTACGCCTGGGCCAAAAACCCCGCCGGCTCGAATCTCTACAACAAGGCCAACCTTCCCGCCTCCCCCTTCCGCACCGACGACTGGTAG
- a CDS encoding YbjQ family protein encodes MPSIQPEMVTTALELPGMRIRRNLGLVRGIVVRSRSIVGNIGAGLQTLFGGNITLYTNLCERAREDAFELMSAHAAQIGANAVICMRYDANEVTSGVTEVLAYGTAVIVEPATA; translated from the coding sequence ATGCCGAGCATTCAACCGGAGATGGTCACGACCGCGCTTGAGTTGCCGGGCATGAGGATACGGCGGAATTTGGGCTTGGTGCGCGGCATTGTGGTGCGATCGCGGAGCATCGTGGGCAACATCGGCGCCGGCCTGCAGACACTGTTCGGCGGCAACATCACGTTGTATACGAATCTTTGCGAACGAGCACGCGAAGACGCCTTCGAACTGATGTCTGCCCATGCGGCCCAAATCGGCGCCAATGCCGTGATCTGCATGCGCTATGACGCCAACGAAGTCACCTCCGGCGTAACGGAAGTGCTAGCCTATGGCACGGCCGTAATCGTCGAACCGGCCACCGCGTAA
- a CDS encoding serine hydrolase domain-containing protein, producing MQTPASDPSPRLLRSILRRTSLRCAVALIAIVGAAATASAQSAPPGSSKEIVQSLQPFVEAESLAGAVALVASKDNVLSLDAVGYADVAAKKPMQTNDLFWIASMSKAMTASALMMLVDEGKVHVDDPVEKYLPDFHGQMVVAEQDPDHELLKKAVHPITVKNVLTHTSGLPFMSRAEHKIDQLTLHEAAISYALTSLRFQPDSKWDYSNAGINTAGRIVEVVSGMPYEEFMDKRLFQPLGMKDTTFWPNEEQLSRLAKSYKAGPHKKGLVETDISQLSYPLSDRHRGPSPAGGLFSTATDVSLFCRMLLGGGTFDGKRYLSEASVRQMTSTQDDDLQSHGHGENGYGFGLSTTRKMHGPQDPPIVGPFGHGGAYATDMWIDPEQGLVTVFMVQSAGFPGNGGQALPSFKQAAFKTFGKK from the coding sequence ATGCAAACGCCCGCCAGCGATCCATCACCGCGATTGCTCAGAAGCATCCTCCGGCGCACCTCGTTGCGATGCGCGGTCGCGCTGATCGCGATTGTCGGCGCCGCCGCGACCGCTTCAGCGCAGTCGGCTCCGCCCGGCAGTTCGAAAGAGATCGTGCAGAGCCTTCAGCCGTTCGTCGAAGCCGAGTCGCTCGCCGGCGCAGTAGCGCTCGTGGCGTCGAAAGACAACGTGCTTAGCCTCGATGCGGTGGGGTATGCCGATGTCGCCGCCAAGAAACCGATGCAAACGAACGATCTGTTTTGGATTGCCTCGATGTCGAAAGCGATGACCGCCTCGGCATTGATGATGCTCGTCGACGAAGGCAAGGTGCATGTCGACGATCCGGTGGAAAAGTATTTGCCCGATTTTCATGGGCAAATGGTCGTCGCCGAGCAGGACCCAGACCACGAACTGCTCAAAAAGGCGGTGCATCCGATCACGGTGAAAAATGTGCTGACGCACACCAGCGGCCTGCCCTTCATGTCGCGCGCCGAACACAAAATCGATCAGCTCACGCTCCACGAGGCCGCGATCAGCTACGCCCTGACGTCGCTCCGATTCCAACCCGATAGCAAATGGGACTATTCGAACGCGGGCATCAACACTGCGGGCCGAATCGTCGAGGTGGTGAGCGGAATGCCCTATGAAGAATTCATGGACAAACGGCTCTTCCAGCCGCTGGGAATGAAAGACACGACATTCTGGCCGAATGAAGAACAGCTCTCGCGGCTAGCAAAATCCTACAAGGCCGGTCCGCACAAGAAGGGCCTTGTGGAAACCGACATTTCGCAACTCTCCTATCCGCTGAGCGATCGCCATCGCGGGCCGTCGCCGGCCGGAGGACTATTTTCCACGGCCACGGATGTTTCCCTCTTTTGCCGCATGCTTCTCGGGGGCGGAACATTCGACGGCAAGCGATATTTATCCGAAGCGTCGGTGCGGCAGATGACCTCGACGCAAGACGACGATCTGCAAAGCCACGGCCACGGCGAAAACGGCTATGGCTTCGGCCTCTCGACCACGCGAAAAATGCACGGTCCGCAGGATCCGCCGATCGTCGGCCCGTTCGGCCATGGCGGCGCCTACGCGACCGACATGTGGATTGATCCCGAGCAAGGGCTCGTGACCGTGTTCATGGTCCAATCCGCCGGCTTTCCTGGCAACGGCGGCCAGGCATTGCCGAGCTTCAAGCAAGCTGCGTTCAAGACGTTCGGAAAGAAATAA
- a CDS encoding P-II family nitrogen regulator, which produces MRKIEAIIRHFKLEEVKDALHAKGVQGMTVTEVRGFGRQKGHTEIYRGAEYAVDFLPKVKLEVVVNEQEAADVVDTILRSARTGQVGDGKIFISPLLDVVRIRTGETAEAAI; this is translated from the coding sequence ATGCGAAAGATCGAAGCCATTATCCGGCACTTCAAATTGGAGGAAGTGAAAGACGCGCTGCACGCCAAGGGAGTGCAAGGGATGACGGTCACCGAAGTGCGCGGGTTTGGCCGGCAGAAGGGTCACACCGAGATCTACCGCGGAGCGGAATACGCCGTCGATTTTCTTCCGAAAGTGAAGCTGGAAGTGGTCGTCAACGAGCAAGAGGCGGCCGACGTGGTCGACACGATCCTCCGCAGCGCCCGAACCGGCCAGGTGGGCGACGGCAAAATTTTTATCAGCCCATTGCTCGACGTGGTGCGGATCCGCACCGGCGAAACCGCCGAAGCGGCGATTTAA
- the fdhF gene encoding formate dehydrogenase subunit alpha, with protein MPITIDGAMYEAQPGERLVDAINRAGTKLPQVCYHPQLGPIETCDTCIVQVGGQLVRACGTKVADGMTVVTKSPAALAAQHEAMDRILANHLLYCTVCDNNNGNCAVHNTTKLLAVEHQKIPYRPKPYPVDDTNPFYRYDPDQCILCGRCVEACQNVQVNETLSIRWEDPQPRVLWDGGSAIGDSSCVSCGHCVTVCPCNALMEKSMVGHAGFFTALPKPAIDGMIDVVKGVEPETGYGAIMKFSDAESAMRDSRIRRTKTVCTYCGVGCSFEAWTKDRHLLKIEPLEGPANGISTCIKGKFGWDFVNSPDRLTTPLIRENGRFREASWEEALGFAARRFAEIKAESGPDALAFISSSKCTNEESYLMQKLARAVIGTNNIDNCSRYCQAPATTGLFRTVGYGGDSGSISDIAQASLVLIIGSNTAESHPVLATRVKRAHKLNGQTLIVSDLREHEMARRADVFLRPKPSTDLIWLSAITRYILDNGLAKTDFLAKWVNGLDEYRKCLEPFTLEFAAQRTGLAIETLKDVAQRIAKAESVCILWAMGITQHSQGSDASTAISNLLLVTGNYMRPGTGAYPLRGHNNVQGASDHGSMPNALPGYQSIDDQDARARVETVWGAKLPTTKGLDNHQMVDAALEGKLRSIYVIGEEMTIVDSNANYVASAFEKIDFFVAQDIFFSHTCQYADVVLPGTPSLEKEGTFTNTERRVQRLYQVFEPLSGARPDWQIIRDVANHLGAKWKYEHPSEIMDEVAAVAPLFEGLNYERLERFKSLQWPVHAGGKDEPLLYTEHFAFPDGKARLFPIGWKEPPDQPDGEFDLHLNNGRLLEHFHEGDMTYRSAGIRHMTPDTFVEVSPALAAERGIQSGTWVQLTSRYGQVRVRALVSDRVRGKELYMPMNSVESPVNRLTSSHTDAQTHTPAYKETSVNMQILPEPLGDSPLPRFNHRFGHPTPQNGVEVRRKWKRADYRPPDGVQLVQLQTDMGSVRK; from the coding sequence ATGCCCATCACGATCGACGGCGCGATGTACGAAGCGCAACCCGGCGAACGCCTGGTCGACGCCATCAATCGCGCCGGCACGAAGCTGCCGCAGGTCTGCTACCATCCGCAACTTGGGCCGATCGAAACCTGCGACACCTGCATCGTGCAGGTCGGCGGGCAACTCGTGCGGGCATGCGGCACGAAAGTGGCCGACGGCATGACGGTCGTCACCAAATCGCCCGCCGCGCTCGCCGCCCAGCACGAGGCGATGGATCGCATCCTCGCCAATCACCTGCTCTATTGCACTGTTTGCGACAACAACAACGGCAATTGCGCGGTTCACAACACCACGAAACTGCTCGCCGTCGAGCATCAGAAAATTCCCTATCGGCCCAAGCCGTATCCGGTCGACGACACGAACCCCTTCTATCGCTACGATCCGGATCAGTGCATTCTCTGCGGGCGGTGCGTCGAAGCGTGTCAGAATGTGCAAGTGAACGAGACGCTTTCGATCCGCTGGGAAGATCCGCAGCCGCGCGTGCTGTGGGACGGCGGTTCGGCGATCGGCGATTCGAGTTGCGTGTCGTGCGGCCATTGCGTCACCGTCTGCCCGTGCAATGCGCTGATGGAAAAATCGATGGTCGGGCATGCGGGCTTTTTCACCGCGCTGCCGAAGCCGGCCATCGACGGCATGATCGACGTGGTGAAAGGCGTCGAGCCGGAGACGGGCTACGGCGCGATCATGAAATTTTCCGACGCCGAATCGGCCATGCGCGATAGCCGCATCCGCCGCACGAAAACGGTTTGCACGTATTGCGGCGTCGGCTGCAGTTTCGAAGCATGGACTAAGGACCGGCATCTGCTGAAAATCGAGCCGCTCGAAGGGCCGGCCAACGGGATTTCGACCTGCATCAAAGGCAAATTCGGCTGGGACTTCGTGAATAGCCCCGACCGGCTCACGACGCCGCTGATCCGCGAGAACGGCCGCTTCCGCGAGGCGAGCTGGGAAGAAGCGCTCGGCTTCGCGGCGCGGCGATTCGCCGAAATCAAGGCCGAGAGTGGGCCCGATGCGCTGGCGTTCATCTCTTCGTCGAAATGCACGAACGAAGAGAGCTACTTGATGCAGAAACTGGCCCGCGCCGTGATCGGCACCAACAATATCGACAATTGTTCGCGCTACTGCCAAGCCCCCGCCACGACCGGCTTGTTCCGCACCGTCGGCTACGGCGGCGATTCGGGCTCGATCTCCGATATCGCCCAAGCAAGCCTGGTGTTGATCATCGGCAGCAACACGGCCGAGAGCCATCCGGTGTTGGCGACGCGCGTGAAGCGGGCCCACAAGCTCAATGGCCAAACGCTGATTGTCTCCGATTTGCGCGAGCATGAAATGGCCCGCCGCGCGGATGTATTTCTCCGCCCCAAGCCGAGCACCGATCTGATCTGGCTCTCAGCCATCACGCGCTACATCCTCGACAACGGCTTAGCCAAAACGGATTTTCTCGCCAAATGGGTCAATGGGCTCGATGAATACCGCAAGTGCCTCGAGCCCTTTACGCTCGAATTCGCCGCCCAGCGCACCGGCCTCGCCATCGAAACGCTCAAAGACGTCGCCCAGCGGATCGCCAAAGCCGAAAGCGTTTGCATTCTGTGGGCGATGGGCATTACGCAACACAGCCAGGGCTCCGATGCCTCGACCGCGATCTCCAACCTGCTGCTCGTGACCGGCAACTACATGCGCCCCGGCACCGGCGCCTATCCCCTGCGCGGGCATAACAACGTGCAAGGCGCAAGCGACCACGGTTCGATGCCCAACGCCTTGCCCGGCTATCAATCGATCGACGACCAAGACGCTCGAGCCCGGGTCGAAACGGTGTGGGGCGCGAAGCTGCCGACGACCAAGGGGCTCGACAATCATCAAATGGTCGATGCCGCGCTCGAAGGAAAGCTGCGGTCGATCTATGTGATCGGCGAGGAAATGACGATCGTCGATTCAAATGCGAATTACGTCGCTTCGGCGTTCGAGAAAATCGATTTCTTCGTCGCGCAAGACATCTTCTTCAGCCACACTTGCCAATATGCCGACGTGGTGTTGCCCGGCACTCCGAGCCTCGAAAAGGAGGGGACCTTCACCAACACCGAGCGGCGAGTTCAGCGGCTGTACCAAGTGTTCGAGCCGCTTTCGGGCGCGCGGCCGGATTGGCAAATCATTCGCGACGTGGCCAATCATCTCGGCGCGAAGTGGAAATACGAACATCCGTCGGAAATCATGGACGAGGTGGCGGCTGTTGCGCCGTTGTTCGAGGGCCTGAACTACGAGCGGCTCGAACGGTTCAAATCGCTGCAATGGCCGGTGCATGCCGGCGGCAAGGATGAGCCGCTGCTGTATACCGAGCATTTCGCGTTTCCGGACGGCAAGGCCCGGCTGTTTCCGATCGGCTGGAAAGAACCGCCGGATCAGCCCGACGGCGAATTCGACCTGCACCTGAACAACGGCCGCCTGCTCGAGCATTTTCACGAAGGCGATATGACGTATCGCTCCGCCGGCATCCGCCATATGACGCCGGATACGTTCGTCGAAGTGTCGCCGGCGCTCGCCGCCGAACGGGGCATTCAATCCGGCACCTGGGTGCAGCTAACGTCGCGCTACGGGCAAGTGCGCGTGCGGGCGCTGGTGAGCGATCGTGTGCGGGGCAAGGAGCTTTACATGCCGATGAACTCGGTCGAAAGCCCCGTGAATCGCCTGACCAGCAGCCATACCGACGCCCAAACGCACACGCCCGCCTATAAAGAAACCTCCGTGAATATGCAAATCCTGCCAGAGCCGCTCGGCGATAGCCCCTTGCCGCGATTCAACCACCGCTTCGGCCACCCCACGCCGCAGAATGGAGTCGAAGTGCGGCGGAAATGGAAGCGCGCCGACTATCGTCCGCCCGACGGCGTGCAACTTGTTCAACTCCAGACCGACATGGGAAGCGTGAGAAAGTAG
- the phoU gene encoding phosphate signaling complex protein PhoU has translation MTKHIHRQIDALKQKILYVGTLVEEAIANAISALINRDAVMAQKVIANDSVIDRMEVEVEEECLKILALYQPVANDLRFVVATLKINNDLERMGDLARNIAKRTSYLAGAEAMELPVDFRGMAMKAQNMVKQSLDALVNADAALARQVREEDDEVDESRQRIRRQILAAIRRNPERTEYLLKLNSVSKHLERLADMATNVAEDVIYMVEGEIVRHQTIE, from the coding sequence ATGACGAAACACATCCATCGGCAAATCGACGCTCTGAAGCAGAAAATCTTATACGTCGGCACCCTCGTCGAAGAGGCCATTGCGAACGCCATCTCCGCGCTTATCAATCGCGACGCCGTGATGGCCCAAAAGGTGATCGCCAACGACTCGGTGATCGACCGCATGGAGGTCGAGGTCGAGGAAGAGTGCCTGAAAATTCTGGCCCTCTATCAGCCTGTGGCCAACGATCTACGGTTCGTCGTCGCCACGCTCAAGATCAACAACGACCTCGAGCGGATGGGCGACCTGGCGAGGAACATCGCCAAGCGAACCAGCTATCTCGCGGGGGCGGAGGCGATGGAGCTGCCGGTCGATTTCCGCGGCATGGCCATGAAGGCCCAAAATATGGTCAAGCAAAGTCTCGACGCGCTGGTGAACGCTGATGCCGCGTTGGCCCGGCAGGTGCGCGAGGAGGATGATGAAGTCGACGAATCTCGCCAGCGAATCCGCCGGCAGATCCTTGCCGCCATCCGCCGCAATCCCGAGCGGACCGAATATCTGTTGAAGCTAAACTCCGTGTCGAAACACCTCGAGCGGTTGGCTGATATGGCCACGAATGTCGCCGAAGACGTGATTTACATGGTGGAGGGTGAAATCGTGCGACATCAAACGATCGAATGA